From a region of the Agrobacterium tumefaciens genome:
- a CDS encoding TIGR02281 family clan AA aspartic protease gives MLARTIFLLVSLSVSATQIPALIEKFHTRPAPEAEKAAPVKAQPVSLGTVTLKADANGHFNAAFRLNGKPFDGLVDTGASTVAINESTARRLGFGVNSLDFKYPISTANGKTKAAYIKLDRVEIGAIRVQNVDAIVLKDNALGKTLIGMSFLKQLSSFKVAGDELRLVR, from the coding sequence TTGCTGGCGCGTACGATTTTCCTTCTTGTCAGCCTCTCGGTCAGTGCAACGCAGATCCCTGCACTCATAGAAAAATTTCACACGCGCCCTGCTCCGGAAGCTGAAAAAGCGGCGCCGGTGAAAGCCCAGCCGGTATCGCTTGGCACTGTCACCCTCAAAGCGGATGCAAACGGCCACTTCAATGCCGCTTTCCGTCTCAATGGCAAACCGTTCGATGGTCTTGTCGATACCGGTGCTTCAACGGTCGCGATCAATGAATCGACTGCGCGGCGCCTCGGTTTCGGTGTGAACAGTCTCGATTTCAAATATCCGATTTCGACAGCCAACGGCAAAACCAAAGCCGCTTATATAAAGCTGGACCGGGTGGAAATCGGCGCGATCCGTGTTCAAAACGTCGATGCAATCGTACTCAAGGACAATGCACTCGGCAAAACGCTGATTGGCATGAGCTTTCTGAAGCAGCTCTCGTCGTTCAAGGTTGCCGGAGACGAACTGCGGCTCGTCAGGTGA
- the upp gene encoding uracil phosphoribosyltransferase, whose amino-acid sequence MDGVTVIDHPLVRHKLTIMRKKETSTAGFRRLLREISTLLCYEVTRDLEMTTETIDTPLETIEAPVLEGKKLVFASILRAGNGLLEGMLELVPSARVSHIGVYRDHETLEAVEYYFKAPESLDARLIIVVDPMLATGNSSIAAVEKLKERGAKNIRFLCLLAAPEGIKNFREAHPDVPIFTASIDSHLNEQGYIVPGLGDAGDRMYGTK is encoded by the coding sequence ATGGACGGCGTTACAGTAATCGATCATCCGCTGGTGCGGCACAAACTCACCATCATGCGCAAGAAGGAAACGTCCACGGCCGGTTTCCGCCGCCTGCTGCGCGAAATCTCAACGCTGCTCTGCTACGAAGTCACGCGCGATCTGGAAATGACGACGGAGACTATCGATACGCCGCTGGAAACCATTGAAGCACCCGTGCTCGAGGGCAAGAAGCTGGTTTTCGCATCGATCCTGCGCGCCGGAAACGGTCTTCTGGAAGGCATGCTGGAGCTGGTTCCTTCTGCCCGCGTTTCCCATATTGGGGTCTATCGCGACCATGAAACGCTGGAAGCTGTCGAATATTACTTCAAGGCACCAGAGAGTCTCGACGCGCGCCTGATCATCGTTGTCGACCCCATGCTGGCAACGGGCAACTCGTCGATTGCCGCAGTCGAGAAACTGAAAGAACGCGGCGCAAAGAACATTCGCTTCCTGTGTCTGCTTGCTGCACCCGAAGGCATCAAGAACTTTCGCGAAGCGCATCCCGATGTGCCGATCTTTACTGCGTCCATCGACAGCCACCTGAACGAGCAGGGCTACATCGTTCCGGGTCTTGGTGACGCGGGCGACCGGATGTACGGAACGAAGTAA
- a CDS encoding adenosine deaminase: protein MTSHLLKAEIHCHLEGAAPPHLVAAQAQKYGIDSSSFLRDGKYVWTDFAEFIRCYDAVAQVFKTDEDYAVLTEAYLTELAAANTIYSELIISPDHGDRIGLGADAYLQGIAEGIRVAKEKTGIEARIIVTGERHFGPDRVIAAAEYAARTAHPLVTGFNMAGEERMGRVADYARAFDIARDAGLGLTIHAGEVCGPFSVSDALDLVKPARIGHGVRAVEDASLVSRLADSGTVLEVCPGSNIALNVYPDFDQHPLKRLRDAGVRVCINSDDPPFFFTSLVREYELASTTFGFSDAEINDMTRTALQCAFVDEPTRERLLAKLGSV from the coding sequence TTGACATCCCATTTGCTGAAAGCGGAAATCCATTGCCATCTCGAAGGTGCGGCACCGCCTCACCTTGTTGCGGCGCAGGCGCAAAAATACGGTATCGACAGCAGCAGCTTTCTGCGTGACGGAAAATATGTCTGGACCGATTTCGCCGAGTTCATTCGCTGCTACGATGCCGTCGCGCAGGTCTTCAAGACAGATGAGGACTATGCGGTCCTCACAGAGGCCTATCTCACCGAGCTTGCCGCTGCCAATACCATCTACAGCGAACTGATCATCTCGCCCGATCATGGCGATCGTATTGGCCTTGGTGCCGATGCCTACCTTCAGGGCATCGCGGAAGGCATTCGCGTTGCCAAGGAAAAGACCGGCATCGAAGCCCGCATCATCGTCACCGGTGAACGGCATTTCGGCCCCGACCGTGTTATTGCCGCAGCCGAATATGCCGCCAGAACCGCACATCCCCTCGTCACCGGCTTCAACATGGCCGGCGAAGAACGCATGGGCCGTGTCGCCGATTATGCACGCGCCTTCGATATCGCCCGTGACGCTGGCCTTGGGTTGACGATCCATGCAGGCGAAGTCTGCGGACCGTTCAGCGTGAGCGATGCTCTCGATCTCGTCAAACCCGCACGCATCGGCCATGGTGTTCGCGCCGTTGAAGACGCATCTCTGGTGTCGAGACTTGCCGATAGCGGCACCGTTCTGGAAGTTTGCCCCGGTTCCAACATCGCGCTCAATGTCTATCCGGATTTTGACCAGCATCCGCTCAAGCGGTTGCGCGATGCCGGCGTGCGGGTCTGCATCAACTCCGATGATCCGCCGTTCTTCTTCACATCGCTTGTGCGGGAATACGAACTCGCCTCAACGACGTTCGGGTTCAGCGATGCGGAGATCAACGACATGACCAGAACAGCGCTTCAATGCGCCTTTGTGGACGAACCGACACGGGAACGGCTGCTGGCAAAACTGGGTTCGGTTTAA
- a CDS encoding phosphopentomutase → MARAFLLVLDSFGVGGAPDADHYGDLGSNTLGHIAEFCAAGAADRPGLRAGPLKLPNMTSLGLLNIAELASGDMPAGMELPERIYGLHGCASEVSKGKDTPSGHWEIAGTPVRFEWGYFPTEGDAFSAELVAAICEEGNVPGILGNCHASGTEIIARFGEEHIRTGKPICYTSSDSVFQIAAHETHFGLERLLAFCQIVRKLVDPLNIGRVIARPFVGETVATFERTGNRRDFSVLPPEPTLLDRLVEAGRKVHAIGKIGDIYAHQGISRVIKANGNAALMDATLQAIDEAEDGDLVFTNFVDFDMIYGHRRDVAGYAAALEAFDARIPEIHRKMKPGDIAFLTADHGCDPTWRGTDHTRERVPIMAFGPGIRSRDLGIRPSYADIGESIARHLGIDAGVHGRSFI, encoded by the coding sequence ATGGCACGTGCGTTTCTTCTGGTTCTTGATTCCTTCGGTGTGGGCGGCGCACCGGATGCGGACCATTATGGCGATCTTGGTTCCAACACTTTGGGCCACATTGCGGAGTTCTGTGCGGCGGGCGCTGCAGATCGCCCGGGCTTGCGCGCTGGCCCCCTGAAATTGCCGAACATGACATCGCTCGGTCTCCTCAACATTGCGGAACTGGCAAGTGGCGACATGCCCGCAGGCATGGAGTTGCCGGAACGTATATACGGCCTGCATGGTTGCGCCAGCGAGGTTTCTAAGGGCAAGGATACGCCGTCAGGTCATTGGGAGATTGCCGGTACACCCGTCCGGTTCGAGTGGGGCTACTTTCCGACGGAGGGTGACGCCTTTTCCGCCGAACTCGTTGCAGCGATCTGCGAAGAAGGCAATGTTCCGGGCATTCTTGGCAATTGCCATGCGTCAGGAACGGAGATCATCGCCCGTTTCGGCGAGGAGCATATCCGTACGGGCAAACCCATCTGCTACACCTCCTCCGACTCGGTGTTTCAGATTGCAGCCCACGAAACCCATTTCGGGCTGGAGCGGCTTCTTGCATTCTGCCAGATCGTTCGCAAACTCGTCGACCCGCTGAATATTGGCCGCGTCATTGCCCGTCCTTTCGTTGGTGAGACGGTCGCGACGTTCGAGCGCACCGGAAACCGCCGGGACTTTTCCGTTCTTCCACCGGAGCCGACCCTTCTGGACAGACTGGTCGAAGCAGGACGCAAGGTTCACGCCATCGGCAAGATCGGCGACATCTACGCACATCAGGGCATATCTCGCGTCATCAAGGCCAATGGTAATGCGGCGCTGATGGATGCGACCCTGCAGGCGATAGACGAGGCCGAAGACGGAGATCTGGTCTTCACCAATTTCGTCGATTTCGACATGATCTACGGCCATCGACGCGATGTGGCAGGTTATGCCGCAGCGCTCGAAGCCTTCGATGCACGCATTCCCGAAATTCATCGCAAGATGAAGCCGGGAGACATTGCCTTTCTTACCGCCGACCATGGCTGCGACCCGACATGGCGCGGTACGGATCACACCCGAGAACGCGTGCCGATCATGGCATTCGGACCAGGCATACGGTCTCGTGATCTCGGTATTCGACCCTCTTACGCCGATATTGGCGAAAGCATTGCCCGCCACCTTGGAATAGATGCCGGCGTCCACGGCAGGAGCTTCATTTGA
- a CDS encoding SURF1 family protein produces the protein MTNPTPSRRIRPAAIVVIFLTVILTGCLLALGTWQVKRLSWKLDLIARVEERAHATPVDAPAENDWAALADPAQYEYRRVRLTGTYLHQDEVQVYTVSDLGPGYWVLTPLQRDDGSLVIVNRGFVPSEKRDPSTRAEGEVTGRVDVVGLMRAPETGGLFLRTNDPANNRWYSRNIAEITSTKGLAHAAPFYVDADATANPGGLPIGGKTMLTFPNSHLSYAITWYILAAMVVAAGWYVTRNLNAPKQRSEND, from the coding sequence CTGACAAACCCGACTCCTTCCCGACGGATTCGTCCTGCGGCGATTGTCGTGATTTTCCTGACCGTCATTCTCACGGGCTGCCTGCTGGCGCTCGGCACGTGGCAGGTGAAGCGCCTGTCCTGGAAGCTCGATCTCATCGCACGCGTTGAAGAGCGGGCTCATGCCACGCCGGTCGACGCACCCGCCGAGAACGATTGGGCGGCCCTTGCCGATCCAGCCCAATATGAATATCGCCGTGTCCGCCTTACCGGCACCTATCTCCATCAGGACGAGGTGCAGGTCTATACGGTGTCGGATCTGGGTCCCGGATACTGGGTTCTAACCCCCCTGCAGCGCGATGACGGATCGCTTGTCATCGTCAACCGCGGCTTTGTTCCCTCGGAGAAACGCGATCCATCCACACGCGCCGAGGGTGAGGTCACAGGTCGTGTCGACGTGGTGGGACTGATGCGTGCACCCGAAACCGGGGGCCTTTTCCTCAGAACCAACGATCCGGCGAATAATCGCTGGTATTCGCGCAACATTGCCGAAATCACCTCGACCAAGGGTCTGGCGCATGCCGCCCCCTTCTACGTTGATGCGGATGCGACGGCCAATCCCGGTGGCTTGCCGATCGGCGGCAAGACCATGCTGACCTTCCCCAACAGCCATCTCTCCTATGCAATCACCTGGTACATACTGGCTGCGATGGTGGTCGCTGCAGGCTGGTATGTGACCCGCAATCTCAATGCGCCGAAACAGCGCTCAGAGAACGACTGA
- the cyoD gene encoding cytochrome o ubiquinol oxidase subunit IV: MGSNTHTHDHGHSHDHGHDHHHASGEDHGSFKSYMIGFILSVILTAIPFWLVMGDVIENRTTTVLIIMVLGVIQVFVHMIYFLHMNTKSQGGWIFMSLLFTLVVVMITLVGSLWVMYNMNKNMMPTMTMEQMRNLP, from the coding sequence ATGGGTTCGAACACACACACGCACGACCACGGTCATTCGCATGATCACGGTCACGATCATCACCACGCCAGCGGAGAAGATCATGGCTCCTTCAAGAGCTACATGATCGGCTTCATCCTCTCGGTCATCCTGACGGCTATTCCGTTCTGGCTGGTCATGGGCGATGTCATTGAAAACCGCACAACGACCGTGCTCATCATCATGGTCCTCGGTGTCATCCAGGTTTTCGTGCACATGATCTACTTCCTGCACATGAACACCAAGTCGCAGGGCGGCTGGATCTTCATGTCGCTGCTGTTCACGCTGGTCGTTGTCATGATCACGCTCGTGGGCTCGCTCTGGGTCATGTACAACATGAACAAGAATATGATGCCGACGATGACCATGGAACAGATGCGTAACCTGCCCTGA
- the cyoC gene encoding cytochrome o ubiquinol oxidase subunit III — MSQAPAQSANGAEKPVFYLKEDHHPENGTSLGFWLYLMSDCLIFATLFATYAVVGRSYAAGPSGADLFDLKLVAINTGFLLFSSITYGFAMLEAQKKNINTTLIWLAITGVFGLAFLGLELYEFHHLIHEGAGPQRSAFLSAFFALVGTHGLHVTFGVIWLVTLMVQVKKFGLHEANMRRLTCLSMFWHFLDVIWIGVFSFVYLVGVL, encoded by the coding sequence ATGTCTCAAGCACCTGCCCAAAGCGCCAATGGCGCGGAAAAGCCGGTCTTCTACCTGAAGGAAGACCACCATCCGGAAAACGGCACTTCGCTGGGTTTCTGGCTGTACCTGATGAGCGACTGCCTTATCTTTGCAACGCTCTTCGCAACCTATGCCGTGGTCGGTCGCAGTTATGCGGCCGGTCCGTCCGGTGCGGATCTCTTTGATCTCAAGCTGGTCGCAATCAACACCGGCTTCCTGCTGTTCTCCTCCATCACCTATGGCTTCGCCATGCTGGAGGCACAGAAGAAGAACATCAACACGACGCTGATCTGGCTTGCGATCACCGGTGTGTTCGGCCTCGCATTCCTTGGTCTCGAACTCTACGAATTCCACCACCTGATCCATGAAGGTGCTGGTCCGCAGCGTTCTGCCTTCCTGTCGGCGTTCTTCGCGCTGGTCGGCACGCACGGTCTGCACGTTACCTTCGGCGTGATCTGGCTCGTGACGTTGATGGTGCAGGTCAAGAAGTTCGGCCTGCATGAAGCAAACATGCGCCGCCTGACGTGCCTTTCGATGTTCTGGCACTTCCTCGACGTCATCTGGATCGGCGTCTTTTCCTTCGTCTATCTGGTTGGAGTTCTGTGA
- the cyoB gene encoding cytochrome o ubiquinol oxidase subunit I → MVVNSDQTSFLFGRLTWESIPLHEPILIVTFAAVVLGGLAVVGALTYFRLWGYLWKEWFTSIDHKKIGIMYIILALIMLLRGFADALMMRLQQAIASGGSEGYLPPHHYDQIFTAHGVIMIFFMAMPMITGLMNYVIPLQIGARDVSFPFLNNFSFWMTTAGAVITMISLFIGEYAQTGWLAYPPLSGIQGSPSVGMDYYIWGLQIAGVGTTLSGINLIVTIIKMRAPGMTMMRLPIFVWTSLCSNILIVASFPILTGTLALLTLDRYVGTNFFTNDLGGNPMMYVNLIWIWGHPEVYILVLPAFGIFSEIVSTFSQKRLFGYASMVYATVVITILAYVVWLHHFFTMGSGASVNAFFGITTMIISIPTGAKIFNWLFTMYKGRIKFDVPMLWAVGFMITFVIGGMTGVLLAVPPADFVLHNSLFLIAHFHNTIIGGVVFGVLAGIVYWFPKAFGYRLDPFWGKLSFWFWFVGFYFAFMPLYVLGLMGVTRRLSQFEDTSLQIWFVIAAFGAGLIALGIASFVIQLIVSFLKREQLRDVTGDPYDGRTLEWSTSSPPPAYNFAFTPVVHDVDAWADMKKRGAERPLEGFIPIHMPKNTGAGVIISAINVALGFALVWHIWWLAALSLLAIIAVSIAHTFNYNRDYYIPASDVTEVEAERTKLLANQA, encoded by the coding sequence ATGGTCGTCAACTCCGATCAAACGTCGTTCCTATTCGGGCGGCTAACCTGGGAGTCCATCCCGCTTCACGAGCCCATCCTGATCGTCACATTTGCGGCAGTGGTGCTGGGCGGTCTTGCCGTCGTTGGCGCCCTTACCTACTTCCGCCTGTGGGGCTATCTCTGGAAGGAATGGTTCACGAGCATCGATCACAAGAAGATCGGTATCATGTACATCATTCTGGCTCTGATCATGCTGCTGCGTGGCTTTGCCGACGCGCTCATGATGCGTCTCCAGCAGGCAATTGCCTCTGGCGGATCGGAAGGCTATCTGCCGCCTCACCACTACGACCAGATTTTCACCGCTCACGGCGTGATCATGATCTTCTTCATGGCAATGCCGATGATCACGGGTCTGATGAACTACGTCATTCCGCTCCAGATCGGTGCACGTGACGTTTCCTTCCCGTTCCTCAACAACTTCTCGTTCTGGATGACGACGGCCGGCGCGGTGATCACCATGATCTCACTGTTCATCGGCGAATACGCCCAGACCGGCTGGCTAGCCTATCCGCCGCTTTCCGGCATTCAGGGAAGTCCGAGTGTTGGCATGGACTATTACATCTGGGGTCTGCAGATCGCTGGTGTGGGAACGACGCTATCGGGTATCAACCTGATCGTGACGATCATCAAGATGCGCGCTCCCGGCATGACCATGATGCGCCTGCCGATCTTCGTCTGGACGTCGCTGTGTTCGAACATCCTGATCGTGGCATCGTTCCCGATCCTGACCGGCACACTCGCCCTGCTCACGCTTGACCGTTACGTTGGTACGAACTTCTTCACCAACGATCTTGGCGGCAACCCGATGATGTACGTCAACCTCATCTGGATTTGGGGTCACCCGGAAGTTTACATCCTGGTTCTGCCTGCTTTCGGTATCTTCTCGGAAATCGTATCGACCTTCTCGCAGAAGCGTCTGTTCGGTTATGCCTCGATGGTTTACGCGACGGTGGTCATCACCATTCTCGCCTACGTCGTCTGGCTGCACCACTTCTTCACGATGGGTTCGGGTGCAAGCGTCAACGCCTTCTTCGGCATCACGACGATGATCATCTCGATCCCGACCGGTGCGAAGATCTTCAACTGGCTGTTCACAATGTACAAGGGCCGCATCAAGTTCGATGTCCCCATGCTGTGGGCCGTCGGCTTCATGATCACCTTCGTCATCGGCGGTATGACCGGCGTTCTGCTGGCTGTTCCCCCGGCTGACTTCGTGCTGCACAACTCGCTGTTCCTCATCGCCCACTTCCACAACACCATCATCGGCGGCGTGGTCTTCGGTGTGCTGGCCGGCATCGTCTACTGGTTCCCCAAGGCCTTCGGTTATCGCCTTGACCCGTTCTGGGGCAAGCTGTCCTTCTGGTTCTGGTTCGTCGGTTTCTACTTCGCCTTCATGCCGCTCTACGTACTCGGCCTGATGGGTGTTACCCGCCGCCTCAGCCAGTTCGAAGACACTTCGCTGCAGATCTGGTTCGTAATCGCTGCTTTCGGTGCAGGCCTCATCGCACTCGGTATTGCCAGCTTCGTCATCCAGCTCATCGTCAGCTTCCTGAAGCGCGAGCAGCTACGCGACGTCACCGGCGATCCCTACGATGGCCGCACGCTGGAATGGTCGACCTCTTCTCCGCCGCCTGCCTACAACTTCGCCTTCACGCCGGTCGTGCATGACGTCGATGCCTGGGCAGACATGAAGAAGCGCGGTGCAGAGCGTCCGCTGGAAGGCTTCATCCCCATCCACATGCCGAAGAACACCGGTGCGGGCGTCATCATCAGCGCCATCAACGTCGCGCTTGGCTTCGCTCTGGTCTGGCACATCTGGTGGCTGGCTGCATTGAGCCTGCTTGCTATCATCGCGGTCTCGATCGCCCACACCTTCAACTACAATCGCGACTATTACATTCCGGCATCGGATGTAACGGAAGTCGAAGCAGAACGTACGAAGCTGCTTGCAAATCAGGCGTAA
- the cyoA gene encoding ubiquinol oxidase subunit II, translating into MKKFSTALGGLSSLLLLSGCNLVVMNPSGDVARQQADLIITSTVLMLLIIVPVLALTLFFAWKYRESAKSTDYDPEWHHSTRLEMIIWSAPVAIILMLGTVTWIATHRLDPYRPIDRIDENRQVTAEVKPITVEVVAMDWKWLFFYPELGIGSVNEFAAPVDVPINFKITGTTAMNSFFVPALAGQIYAMGGMQTKLHAVINKEGVYDGFSANFSGPGFSHMRFKFHGLSQQGFDQWVAKIKDGGKPFGRMEYLDFAKPSEREPVQYFANVDPELYDAILNRCVEPNKLCMRDMMHIDANGGGGKEGIDIAKALNSVVCTPLSPYGVASGPQSTPAVISGQTFEPAALPETKQVAG; encoded by the coding sequence ATCAAGAAATTCTCCACGGCCCTTGGGGGCCTGTCGTCGCTGCTGCTGCTCAGCGGCTGTAACCTCGTCGTGATGAACCCTTCGGGGGATGTCGCCCGCCAGCAGGCCGACCTCATCATCACGTCCACCGTTCTGATGTTGCTGATCATCGTTCCGGTTCTGGCACTGACGCTGTTTTTCGCGTGGAAATACCGCGAGTCAGCCAAGTCCACGGATTACGATCCTGAGTGGCATCATTCGACACGTCTGGAAATGATCATCTGGTCTGCCCCTGTCGCCATCATTCTGATGCTCGGCACCGTGACCTGGATCGCGACCCACCGTCTCGACCCTTATCGCCCGATCGACCGCATCGACGAAAACCGTCAGGTCACGGCAGAGGTCAAGCCGATCACTGTTGAAGTGGTGGCAATGGACTGGAAGTGGCTGTTCTTCTATCCGGAACTCGGCATCGGCAGCGTCAACGAGTTCGCAGCCCCGGTTGATGTTCCGATCAACTTCAAGATCACCGGTACAACAGCGATGAACTCGTTCTTCGTTCCGGCTCTGGCTGGCCAGATCTACGCCATGGGCGGCATGCAGACCAAGCTGCACGCAGTGATCAACAAGGAAGGCGTTTATGACGGCTTTTCTGCCAACTTCTCCGGCCCGGGCTTCTCGCACATGCGCTTCAAGTTCCATGGTCTGAGCCAGCAGGGCTTCGACCAGTGGGTCGCGAAGATCAAGGATGGTGGCAAGCCATTCGGCCGCATGGAGTATCTGGACTTCGCCAAGCCTTCCGAGCGCGAGCCCGTGCAGTACTTCGCCAATGTCGATCCGGAACTTTACGACGCCATCCTCAACCGCTGCGTCGAACCGAACAAGCTCTGCATGCGCGACATGATGCACATCGACGCCAATGGCGGCGGTGGCAAGGAAGGCATCGATATCGCCAAGGCACTGAATTCCGTGGTCTGCACCCCGCTGTCGCCTTACGGCGTGGCGAGTGGCCCACAATCCACTCCGGCTGTCATCTCGGGTCAGACTTTCGAACCCGCTGCACTGCCGGAAACGAAACAAGTCGCTGGCTGA
- a CDS encoding MHS family MFS transporter, producing MTIAVILARMTEFFDFFVYALASALVFPYVFFSFADPLTATLYSFAVFSLAFIARPIGSLVFLQIDRKFGRAVKLTAALFTLCGSTMAISFLPSFAEAGIIAPVLLAVFRFGQGLGLGGAWDGLVSLLAMNAPAKQRGWYAMMPQIGAAMGFGLASAFFIIFVTQLSTPEFLAWGWRFPFFVALALNVLALFARLRMIVTPEFQAMLEQHELEPKPMFEMLRNQSRVVFTGAFVPLASFALFHLVTVFPISWVTLNTNQRLSDFLFVQFVSAIIGGGMIVLSGVLADRIGRRKLLGIAAVLIGIFSFIAPVLLGAGDIGRYLFVLIGFSLLGLSFGQAGGALASRFSREYRYTGASLTSDISWLIGAGFAPLVALGFSSKFGLFAVGLYLLSGAICTLVALLFSRTLDMPSE from the coding sequence ATCACAATCGCAGTCATTCTGGCGCGGATGACCGAGTTCTTCGACTTCTTCGTTTATGCTCTCGCATCTGCACTCGTCTTTCCGTACGTGTTTTTCTCTTTTGCGGACCCGCTGACGGCAACCCTCTATTCCTTCGCGGTCTTTTCACTGGCCTTTATCGCAAGGCCGATCGGCTCCCTCGTTTTCCTGCAGATCGATCGAAAGTTTGGCCGCGCCGTCAAGTTGACGGCCGCGCTGTTTACGCTCTGTGGTTCCACCATGGCGATCAGCTTCCTTCCCTCTTTTGCGGAAGCGGGCATTATCGCGCCCGTCTTGCTGGCAGTCTTCCGTTTCGGTCAGGGCCTCGGTCTTGGCGGTGCGTGGGACGGGCTGGTATCGTTGCTGGCAATGAATGCGCCGGCCAAGCAGCGCGGCTGGTACGCAATGATGCCGCAGATTGGTGCGGCCATGGGCTTCGGCCTCGCCAGCGCATTCTTCATCATCTTCGTGACGCAGCTTTCCACCCCGGAATTCCTGGCCTGGGGCTGGCGTTTCCCGTTCTTTGTGGCGCTTGCACTCAATGTACTGGCGCTGTTTGCGCGTCTTCGCATGATTGTTACACCTGAGTTCCAGGCCATGCTGGAGCAGCATGAACTTGAACCGAAGCCGATGTTCGAAATGTTGCGCAACCAGTCACGCGTCGTTTTCACCGGTGCTTTCGTGCCGCTGGCAAGCTTCGCGCTGTTCCACCTGGTCACGGTTTTTCCGATTAGCTGGGTGACGCTCAACACAAATCAGCGACTGTCGGACTTCCTGTTTGTGCAATTTGTCAGCGCCATTATCGGTGGCGGCATGATTGTGCTGTCGGGTGTCCTCGCGGATCGCATCGGTCGCCGCAAGCTTTTGGGTATCGCGGCGGTGCTGATCGGTATCTTCAGCTTCATTGCGCCAGTATTGCTTGGCGCAGGTGATATCGGCCGGTATCTCTTCGTACTGATCGGTTTCTCGCTTCTCGGTCTTTCTTTCGGCCAGGCAGGCGGGGCTCTGGCATCCCGGTTCAGCCGTGAGTACCGCTATACGGGCGCATCTCTGACCTCCGATATTTCCTGGCTCATCGGCGCCGGCTTCGCGCCACTCGTCGCGCTGGGATTTTCGTCCAAATTCGGTCTCTTTGCAGTGGGGCTTTACCTGCTGTCAGGCGCGATCTGTACCCTCGTGGCGCTGCTTTTCAGCCGCACCCTGGACATGCCATCGGAGTAG